In one Mucilaginibacter ginsenosidivorax genomic region, the following are encoded:
- a CDS encoding trifunctional MMPL family transporter/lysophospholipid acyltransferase/class I SAM-dependent methyltransferase, with protein MEKGLILIYHYFSKNKLVFYTVFAACFLAMGYFASRVKFEEDISKVIPKDKKIARLNEVFQNSKFLDKLVIMVSLKDSTATANPDSLVAYADEFAAAVGPKLKDYIGKANFKVDDDVVMKLFGTISQRLPIYLTEKDYKTIDTVITPEKVKQTLAYDYRTLTSPAGIALKSIISNDPVGISFIGLKKLQQLQYDKNFELYDNYVVTRDHKNLLMFITPAYPPNNTGKNSVLIKGLDQLIDSLGNKPKRIATATYFGSAAVYYGNAQQLRRDTALTQGATVVALILFLGLYFRKKRAPIIILIPVLFGSLFSLTAIYFLKGSISVIALGTGSVVLGIAINYSLHVFNHYRHTKSVEQVIRDLTLPLTVGSFTTIGGFLCLEFVESEMLKDLGLFAAFSLIGASICSLVFLPQFISTKKEQENHTFTQLSWIDKLASFNPEYNKYIVIGIILLTGVFFYKANDVTFEFDVAKMNYMPPALQQSQNKLNKINQYALQSVYLVSEGKTLDRALINNEKLARQIEKLKEQGIVKKSSDVSSFIISDSLQKERVNRWNTYWTAEKKQQLFATLESEGKLKGFSTSAFEKFKVLLNKDFSRTNDDDVAEIRKSFLDNFINEYPSHSTVVTLVQTSPDKKAAIYKAFENAPNVTVIDKQYLTNKLVEIINADFTKIAVMSSLLVFVVLLLTYGRMELALVSFIPMAISWIWILGLMGIFGIGFNIVNIIISALIFGLGDDYSLYIMDGLLQEYKTGKKVLSSYKSSIFLSAITTITGLGVLIFAKHPALRSIAAISIIGIVCVVIMSQILIPFLFNILIKNRAAKKHFPWTISGFVISIFAFTYFVTGCLILSALGFIFRLNPFSKEKGKLVYHAILARFSWSMIYIMGNVKKEIINKHLADFKNPSVIIANHQSFLDILILVMLNPRLILFTNNWVWNSPVFGAVVRMADYFPVAQGTEESIDILAERVKKGYSIVIFPEGTRSEDGEIKRFHKGAFYLAEALKMDIQPILIHGTGYCMTKGDFLLKNGKITLKYLPRIKPADTTFGTGYAERTKAISKYFKTEFKQLSQEIQQPRYYREQLIYNYLYKGPVLEWYMRIKVRLEKNYQQFHDLLPAKGKMLDIGCGYGFMPYMLHFAAPQREFIGIDYDEDKIEVANNNFSKDAHINFEHADVLSFEFEKYDAIIIADMLHYMLPDEQKLIMERCMKSLNPGGKLIIRDGNKDLKEKHRGTELTEFFSTRFIKFNKASRGLSFLSAQLVEDIAAANNMSCKIIDETKFTSNIIFVIE; from the coding sequence ATGGAAAAAGGCCTTATCCTCATATATCATTATTTTTCTAAAAACAAGCTTGTTTTTTATACCGTATTCGCGGCCTGCTTTCTGGCGATGGGCTACTTTGCTTCGCGCGTAAAGTTTGAGGAAGATATCAGCAAGGTTATCCCGAAAGATAAAAAGATTGCCAGGCTCAACGAGGTTTTCCAAAACTCCAAGTTTTTGGATAAGCTGGTGATCATGGTATCGCTTAAAGATAGCACCGCCACAGCCAACCCCGATAGCCTGGTTGCCTATGCCGATGAATTTGCCGCCGCAGTAGGGCCAAAACTTAAAGATTATATAGGCAAGGCCAATTTTAAAGTAGATGATGATGTGGTGATGAAATTGTTTGGCACCATAAGCCAGCGTTTACCCATTTATTTAACGGAGAAGGATTACAAAACCATTGATACAGTTATAACACCAGAAAAAGTTAAACAAACCCTGGCTTATGATTACCGCACGCTTACATCGCCGGCCGGCATAGCGCTCAAAAGCATTATCAGTAACGACCCGGTTGGCATTTCCTTTATCGGCCTTAAAAAACTACAACAGCTGCAGTACGATAAAAATTTTGAACTGTACGATAATTACGTGGTAACCCGGGACCATAAAAACCTGTTGATGTTTATCACGCCGGCCTATCCGCCCAATAATACGGGCAAAAACTCGGTACTGATAAAAGGGCTCGACCAGTTGATCGATAGCCTTGGCAACAAGCCAAAGCGCATCGCGACAGCAACCTACTTTGGATCGGCGGCGGTGTATTATGGCAACGCACAACAGTTAAGGCGCGATACTGCGCTTACACAAGGCGCCACGGTTGTTGCACTCATTTTGTTTTTAGGTTTGTACTTTCGCAAAAAAAGAGCGCCCATCATTATCCTTATCCCGGTACTGTTTGGTTCACTATTCTCGCTAACCGCTATTTACTTTTTAAAGGGAAGCATCTCGGTTATTGCATTGGGCACGGGTTCGGTGGTGCTGGGTATCGCTATCAATTACTCGTTGCATGTATTTAACCATTACCGCCACACCAAAAGCGTAGAGCAGGTAATCCGCGACCTTACTTTGCCCCTTACCGTTGGCAGTTTTACCACTATTGGCGGTTTCCTGTGCCTGGAGTTTGTAGAATCGGAAATGCTGAAGGACCTGGGCTTATTTGCTGCCTTTAGTTTAATAGGCGCCTCCATTTGTTCGCTGGTATTTTTACCGCAGTTTATATCCACAAAAAAAGAACAGGAAAACCACACTTTTACCCAGCTATCCTGGATTGATAAACTGGCCTCCTTTAACCCGGAGTACAACAAGTACATCGTTATTGGCATTATCCTGCTTACGGGCGTGTTTTTTTACAAGGCCAACGATGTAACGTTTGAGTTTGATGTAGCCAAAATGAACTACATGCCGCCCGCGTTGCAGCAATCGCAAAACAAGCTCAATAAAATTAACCAATACGCGCTGCAATCGGTTTACCTGGTATCGGAAGGAAAAACGTTGGATAGGGCTTTGATAAACAACGAAAAGCTGGCCAGGCAGATTGAAAAGCTGAAAGAGCAGGGTATCGTCAAAAAATCATCAGATGTATCCTCCTTCATCATCTCCGATTCGCTGCAAAAAGAACGGGTTAACCGCTGGAATACCTACTGGACCGCCGAAAAGAAACAACAACTTTTTGCTACGCTCGAAAGCGAAGGCAAGCTGAAAGGGTTTAGCACATCGGCGTTTGAAAAATTTAAAGTATTATTGAACAAGGATTTTTCGCGCACCAACGACGATGACGTAGCCGAAATCAGGAAAAGTTTCCTGGATAATTTTATTAATGAATATCCAAGCCACTCCACTGTAGTAACGCTGGTACAAACATCGCCGGATAAAAAAGCCGCCATTTATAAAGCTTTTGAAAACGCCCCCAATGTTACTGTTATAGATAAGCAATACCTCACCAATAAACTGGTAGAGATCATCAACGCCGATTTTACCAAAATAGCGGTCATGTCCTCACTATTGGTATTTGTGGTGTTGCTGCTTACCTACGGGCGCATGGAGCTGGCATTGGTTTCTTTTATCCCCATGGCCATTTCCTGGATCTGGATTTTAGGTTTAATGGGCATCTTCGGTATCGGCTTCAATATTGTAAACATCATTATTTCGGCGCTGATATTTGGCCTGGGCGATGACTACAGCCTGTACATTATGGATGGCCTGTTGCAGGAGTATAAAACGGGCAAAAAGGTATTATCATCTTATAAATCATCTATCTTTCTATCGGCCATTACTACCATTACCGGGCTTGGGGTTTTGATTTTTGCCAAACACCCGGCCTTACGGTCGATAGCCGCAATATCCATCATCGGGATTGTTTGCGTGGTTATTATGTCGCAAATATTGATCCCGTTCCTGTTCAACATCCTCATTAAAAACCGGGCAGCGAAGAAGCACTTCCCCTGGACGATCAGCGGGTTTGTGATCAGCATTTTTGCGTTTACTTATTTTGTAACCGGCTGTTTAATTCTCTCTGCATTAGGCTTTATATTCCGGCTGAATCCATTTAGCAAAGAAAAAGGTAAGCTGGTATACCATGCCATTCTGGCCCGGTTTTCCTGGTCGATGATTTACATTATGGGTAATGTAAAAAAGGAGATCATCAATAAACACCTGGCCGACTTTAAAAACCCATCGGTTATCATCGCCAACCACCAATCGTTTTTGGATATTTTGATTTTGGTAATGCTAAACCCGCGGCTCATTTTATTTACCAATAACTGGGTGTGGAATTCGCCGGTGTTTGGCGCTGTGGTACGCATGGCCGATTATTTCCCCGTAGCGCAAGGCACCGAAGAAAGTATTGATATATTGGCCGAAAGGGTAAAAAAAGGCTATTCCATCGTCATATTTCCCGAAGGAACCCGGTCAGAAGACGGCGAGATCAAGCGCTTTCATAAAGGGGCTTTTTACCTTGCCGAGGCTTTAAAAATGGACATTCAGCCCATCCTTATCCACGGAACAGGCTATTGCATGACCAAGGGCGATTTCCTGCTGAAGAACGGCAAGATCACCCTGAAATACCTGCCCCGCATAAAACCAGCTGACACTACTTTTGGAACCGGCTATGCCGAACGGACCAAAGCCATCAGCAAATATTTTAAGACCGAGTTTAAGCAGCTAAGCCAGGAGATACAACAGCCACGATACTACCGCGAACAGCTCATTTACAATTACCTGTACAAAGGGCCGGTACTGGAATGGTATATGCGGATAAAAGTGCGTTTAGAGAAAAACTACCAGCAGTTTCATGATCTGCTGCCTGCCAAAGGTAAGATGCTTGATATTGGCTGCGGCTATGGCTTTATGCCCTACATGCTGCACTTTGCCGCCCCGCAGCGCGAGTTTATAGGCATTGATTATGATGAGGATAAAATAGAGGTAGCCAATAATAACTTTAGCAAAGATGCCCACATCAATTTTGAGCATGCCGACGTATTAAGCTTTGAATTTGAAAAATACGATGCCATTATTATAGCTGATATGCTGCACTACATGCTGCCCGATGAACAAAAACTGATCATGGAGCGATGCATGAAAAGCCTGAACCCCGGCGGCAAACTGATCATTCGCGATGGCAATAAAGATTTGAAGGAAAAGCACCGTGGTACAGAACTAACCGAGTTTTTTTCGACCAGGTTTATCAAGTTTAACAAGGCAAGCCGGGGGCTCTCGTTTTTATCGGCACAGCTGGTAGAGGATATCGCGGCGGCTAACAACATGAGTTGCAAAATAATAGATGAGACAAAGTTCACATCAAATATTATTTTTGTAATTGAATAA
- a CDS encoding DUF2062 domain-containing protein — MEFEDISKRFEELQVCVIIPTYNNHLTLAGVITDVAAYSNHIIVVNDGSTDDTEEIVKSFPQVQLISYPQNVGKGWALRQAFAYAMEKGYQYALTIDSDGQHFAKDIPNFLNKLEDVRDAIIIGSRNMDQAAVPGKSSFGHKFSNFWFWVETGIHCPDTQSGFRLYPLYLLEGMKFYAVKYEFEIEVIVRAVWRGVHMDSVPVTVYYAPKETRVSHFRPFTDFSRVGVLNAFLVVIAFAWIKPRNFFRDLLKKKGRKKILATLYNPNDSDETKALSIGFGIFMGIVPIWGFQLAVAIFLSIIFKLNKALVVFSAHISIPPMIPVILFLSYKAGEYWMGDRVANIAFSSHISFKSIGAHLEQYIYGSLTLAVVASLSVGLMTYGLLKLLKKSPAAL; from the coding sequence ATGGAATTTGAGGATATCAGTAAACGGTTTGAGGAATTGCAGGTTTGTGTTATAATCCCTACCTATAATAACCACCTTACCCTGGCTGGTGTAATAACCGATGTGGCCGCCTATAGCAACCATATCATCGTAGTTAACGATGGCTCGACAGACGATACCGAAGAAATTGTAAAATCATTCCCGCAGGTGCAGCTTATCAGCTATCCACAAAATGTGGGTAAAGGCTGGGCATTACGCCAGGCATTTGCTTACGCGATGGAAAAGGGTTACCAATATGCCCTAACTATCGACTCGGACGGGCAGCACTTTGCCAAAGACATCCCCAACTTTTTAAATAAACTGGAAGATGTACGCGATGCCATCATCATAGGTTCCCGCAATATGGACCAGGCCGCGGTGCCGGGCAAAAGCAGTTTCGGTCACAAGTTTTCTAACTTTTGGTTTTGGGTAGAAACCGGTATCCATTGCCCCGATACCCAATCGGGTTTCAGGCTTTACCCTTTGTACCTGCTGGAGGGAATGAAATTTTACGCCGTAAAGTACGAGTTTGAGATAGAGGTTATCGTTCGTGCTGTTTGGCGTGGTGTGCATATGGATTCGGTACCGGTTACGGTTTATTATGCACCAAAAGAAACCAGGGTATCGCACTTCCGTCCCTTTACCGATTTTTCGAGGGTGGGCGTGTTGAACGCCTTTTTGGTAGTCATCGCCTTTGCCTGGATTAAGCCGCGCAACTTCTTCCGCGATTTATTAAAAAAAAAAGGCCGTAAAAAAATATTAGCCACCCTGTATAATCCCAACGATTCGGACGAAACCAAAGCACTCTCTATCGGCTTTGGCATTTTTATGGGGATAGTGCCTATATGGGGCTTTCAACTTGCAGTGGCCATATTTCTTTCTATTATATTTAAACTAAACAAGGCGCTGGTGGTGTTCTCGGCACATATCAGTATCCCGCCCATGATTCCGGTTATCCTCTTTTTAAGCTATAAAGCCGGCGAGTATTGGATGGGCGACAGGGTTGCCAATATCGCCTTCAGTTCGCATATCTCTTTTAAATCTATCGGAGCACATTTAGAGCAGTATATTTATGGCAGTTTAACCTTAGCTGTTGTGGCATCTTTGAGTGTTGGACTGATGACCTACGGGTTATTAAAACTACTTAAAAAATCACCTGCCGCATTATAG